In Phaeobacter gallaeciensis DSM 26640, a genomic segment contains:
- a CDS encoding vWA domain-containing protein has translation MFQPFFENLRKAAVPVSLREYLTFLEGMKAGLATYDIDAFYYLARAAMVKDERNIDKFDRAFAATFSGLEAIPAEAVMEAVDIPEEWIRKMAEKHLSEEERREIEALGGFEKLMETLKERLKDQESRHQGGNKWIGTAGTSPFGAYGYNPEGVRIGQKESRHQRAVKVWDKREFKNLDGDVELGTRNIKVALKRLRRWVREGASEELDLSGTIRATAEHGYLDVKTRPERHNAVKVLLFLDVGGSMDPHIKVVEELFSAARSEFKHLEYFYFHNCLYEGVWRDNRRRWDAQIPTHEVLRTYGPDYKCIFVGDASMSPYEIAYPGGANEHWNPEAGQVWLERARAQWASHLWINPVPEAYWGHTHSIQMIREIFADQMVPMTLAGLERGMRELTR, from the coding sequence ATGTTTCAGCCTTTCTTTGAAAACCTGCGCAAGGCGGCGGTTCCGGTGTCCTTGCGGGAATATCTGACCTTTCTTGAGGGGATGAAGGCGGGGCTTGCGACCTATGACATCGACGCGTTCTATTATCTGGCGCGCGCCGCCATGGTGAAGGATGAGCGCAATATCGACAAATTCGACCGCGCCTTTGCTGCGACATTCTCCGGGCTGGAGGCGATCCCCGCTGAGGCGGTGATGGAGGCCGTGGATATCCCCGAAGAGTGGATCCGCAAGATGGCGGAGAAGCACCTCAGCGAGGAAGAGCGCCGCGAAATCGAGGCGCTTGGCGGGTTTGAAAAACTGATGGAGACCCTGAAGGAGCGGCTGAAGGATCAGGAAAGCCGCCATCAGGGGGGCAACAAATGGATCGGTACGGCAGGCACCTCGCCCTTTGGCGCCTATGGCTACAACCCCGAAGGCGTGCGCATCGGCCAGAAGGAAAGCCGCCATCAGCGCGCGGTCAAGGTCTGGGACAAGCGCGAGTTCAAGAACCTGGATGGTGATGTCGAACTGGGCACGCGCAACATCAAGGTGGCGCTGAAACGTCTGCGCCGCTGGGTGCGAGAGGGGGCATCCGAGGAACTGGACCTCTCCGGCACCATCCGCGCCACTGCGGAACACGGCTATCTGGACGTGAAAACCCGCCCCGAACGCCACAATGCAGTGAAGGTGCTGTTGTTTCTGGATGTGGGTGGGTCAATGGATCCGCATATCAAAGTGGTGGAAGAGCTGTTCTCGGCGGCGCGCAGTGAGTTCAAGCATCTGGAGTATTTCTACTTCCACAATTGCCTCTATGAAGGGGTCTGGCGCGACAACCGCCGTCGCTGGGATGCACAAATCCCCACCCATGAGGTGCTGCGCACCTATGGGCCGGACTATAAGTGCATTTTTGTCGGCGATGCGTCGATGTCCCCCTACGAGATTGCCTATCCCGGCGGCGCCAATGAGCACTGGAACCCGGAGGCCGGTCAGGTCTGGCTGGAGCGGGCGCGGGCGCAATGGGCCTCGCACCTGTGGATCAACCCGGTGCCGGAGGCCTATTGGGGGCATACCCATTCGATCCAGATGATCCGGGAGATCTTTGCCGATCAGATGGTGCCGATGACGCTGGCGGGGCTGGAACGCGGGATGCGGGAGTTGACGCGCTAG
- a CDS encoding DUF2927 domain-containing protein, whose protein sequence is MSPAGPIARQLPILRCWRRFAALTMAAALAACGAETRHTPPSRTAAALAPLAPAKSFARAHPVAPKRANSDIARDFLDLHFQLESGTALPVFTRFEHPITLRLIGQPTKSLNRDLAALLQRLQREAGLDLRLLSGEAASPAANITIEAVPRKAIRRASPRAACFVVPNVSSLAEYRRSKRKPRTNWTNLRARQRLAIFVPNDVSPQETRDCLHEELAQAIGPLNDLYRLSDSVFNDDNVHTVLTGFDMLILRVGYAPELRSGMTRAEVAARLPAILARLNPGGAGRAAQPLPATSRDWIQATEAALTPGSSRANRLRAAHRGAAIARDLGWRDHRRAFNHYVLGRILQRDDPKLAQQHFETALVYLQGRYDSPLLRAQIASRMAAFDIIRGDGATALARIRPALPIAARGENAVLLSSLMLLEAEALLLQGQTDAAYVVRLDSQGWARYGFGPDWAVRGAMREIAALAPPR, encoded by the coding sequence CTGTCGCCCGCTGGCCCCATCGCGAGGCAGCTGCCCATTTTGCGGTGCTGGCGCCGGTTTGCGGCGCTGACGATGGCGGCGGCGCTGGCTGCATGCGGGGCTGAGACGCGGCATACGCCCCCGAGCCGCACCGCTGCAGCACTGGCGCCGTTGGCCCCGGCCAAGAGCTTTGCCCGCGCGCATCCGGTGGCCCCGAAGCGGGCCAATAGCGATATTGCGCGGGACTTCCTTGATCTGCATTTTCAGCTGGAGAGCGGCACCGCCCTGCCCGTCTTTACCCGGTTTGAACACCCGATCACACTGCGCCTGATCGGCCAGCCTACCAAAAGCCTGAACCGGGATCTGGCAGCTTTGCTTCAGCGGTTGCAGCGCGAGGCAGGGCTGGATCTGCGACTGCTGAGCGGGGAGGCAGCAAGCCCTGCTGCCAATATCACCATTGAGGCTGTGCCGCGTAAAGCCATCCGCCGCGCCTCGCCGCGTGCGGCCTGTTTCGTGGTGCCCAACGTCAGTTCGCTGGCGGAATACCGACGCTCCAAGCGAAAACCCCGGACCAATTGGACCAATCTGCGCGCGCGGCAGAGACTGGCGATTTTTGTCCCCAATGATGTGAGCCCGCAGGAAACCCGCGACTGCCTGCACGAGGAGCTGGCACAGGCCATCGGGCCGCTCAACGATCTCTACCGGCTGTCGGATTCGGTGTTCAACGACGACAACGTGCATACGGTGCTGACCGGGTTCGATATGTTGATCCTGCGAGTGGGCTATGCGCCCGAGCTGCGCAGTGGCATGACACGGGCCGAAGTTGCCGCCCGTCTGCCAGCCATTCTGGCGCGGCTGAATCCCGGTGGGGCTGGTCGGGCGGCCCAGCCACTGCCCGCCACATCACGCGACTGGATACAGGCGACGGAGGCGGCATTGACACCGGGCAGCAGCCGGGCAAATCGCCTCAGAGCCGCGCATCGTGGGGCGGCGATTGCCCGTGATCTGGGGTGGCGGGATCATCGGCGGGCCTTCAACCACTATGTGCTGGGGCGCATTCTGCAACGGGACGATCCGAAGCTGGCGCAGCAGCATTTCGAAACTGCGTTGGTCTATTTGCAGGGGCGCTATGACAGCCCGCTACTGCGCGCACAGATTGCCAGTCGCATGGCGGCTTTTGATATCATTCGCGGCGATGGCGCCACGGCACTGGCACGCATACGGCCTGCCCTGCCGATTGCCGCACGGGGCGAAAACGCGGTGTTGCTGTCGAGCCTGATGCTGCTGGAGGCTGAGGCGCTGCTGTTGCAGGGCCAAACTGACGCGGCCTATGTGGTGAGACTGGACAGTCAGGGATGGGCGCGATACGGGTTTGGCCCGGATTGGGCCGTGCGGGGTGCCATGCGCGAAATTGCGGCCTTGGCCCCGCCGCGTTGA